A region from the Desulfurispira natronophila genome encodes:
- a CDS encoding M16 family metallopeptidase, which produces MILTILVAFGTPAWANHEVIQHPSGATVILDYQPHKEVSATELWLRAGAAFEHDEEHGMAHFLEHAVFKGTESFAVGEIEARVEGFGGRLNAATSKDFVYYFITAANSFAPQSLEILGEMVLKPTLESAEIAREKPVVEEEIRRSQDNPYGRQFEEMARQLYRGHPYGRNILGTVESVNAFAPDDLAAFHQRLYHPANLAIVVVGGFDRAEVLSKIDEMLVSRTANSFRKARALPDRMSPLYRPVSVDLYDQGVQTPSLLVGYRAVSQTHTQAPALAVLGEMLSGGVNAVLYTDFVENGILHRAFGGFSPAVAGGAFYLGASWDEEKYDSAEVRELIYHRLEALYAQLLRGDVDRLVESARNRLQGREVFSRQRVSQIASSLGRSFIADDLDNHGNKWEQLEQVQPRDVAKALRQYLLRPAYVAVTLRGPQ; this is translated from the coding sequence ATGATCTTGACCATACTGGTCGCCTTCGGTACCCCTGCTTGGGCCAATCACGAGGTCATTCAGCACCCTTCCGGTGCCACTGTTATTCTGGATTACCAGCCTCATAAGGAGGTCAGTGCTACTGAGCTTTGGCTACGGGCAGGGGCTGCCTTTGAGCATGATGAAGAGCATGGCATGGCTCATTTTTTGGAGCACGCGGTATTCAAAGGGACTGAAAGCTTTGCAGTGGGGGAGATCGAAGCCAGGGTAGAAGGCTTTGGTGGACGCCTCAACGCAGCCACATCCAAGGATTTTGTCTACTACTTCATTACTGCTGCTAACTCTTTTGCTCCACAGTCCCTGGAAATACTGGGGGAGATGGTATTGAAACCAACACTGGAGAGTGCAGAAATAGCGCGGGAAAAACCGGTAGTGGAAGAAGAGATTCGCCGCTCCCAGGACAACCCCTATGGGCGGCAGTTTGAGGAAATGGCTCGCCAACTCTACCGAGGTCATCCCTATGGGCGTAATATCCTGGGTACCGTTGAGTCGGTAAATGCTTTTGCCCCGGATGATCTGGCAGCTTTTCACCAGCGCCTTTACCACCCCGCTAACCTGGCGATTGTGGTAGTGGGTGGTTTTGATCGAGCCGAGGTTTTGAGCAAAATTGACGAGATGTTGGTGTCCCGGACAGCAAATTCTTTCAGAAAAGCGAGAGCATTGCCGGATCGGATGTCACCGTTATATCGCCCGGTGAGTGTCGATCTTTATGATCAAGGCGTACAGACTCCATCGCTGTTGGTGGGCTACCGGGCCGTATCACAAACCCATACCCAGGCGCCAGCTCTGGCGGTTCTTGGGGAAATGCTTTCTGGCGGAGTCAATGCGGTGCTTTACACCGATTTTGTGGAAAACGGCATCCTCCACCGCGCCTTTGGCGGTTTTTCCCCCGCGGTAGCCGGTGGCGCTTTCTACCTGGGAGCGTCCTGGGATGAGGAGAAGTATGACTCTGCCGAGGTGCGGGAGTTGATATACCATCGCCTGGAGGCCCTCTACGCTCAACTTCTGCGGGGGGATGTCGATAGGTTAGTAGAGTCTGCCCGCAACCGCCTGCAGGGTCGGGAGGTATTTTCCCGCCAGCGAGTGAGCCAGATAGCCAGCTCTCTGGGGCGCTCTTTTATTGCTGACGATCTGGACAATCACGGTAACAAGTGGGAGCAGCTGGAGCAGGTACAGCCGCGGGATGTGGCGAAAGCCCTGCGCCAGTATTTGCTGCGCCCTGCCTATGTGGCCGTTACCCTGAGGGGCCCCCAATAG
- a CDS encoding tetratricopeptide repeat protein, giving the protein MARKDVNEQLAFLDDEDHAPPLYRLLQKIPYLRDQERLVRLVLAVPALRSRRGLYWYGGSGLGLVLVVALLVALSTVTREPEYEKPVEEPDEVLRGVEGDRFAEPEEPVRDVHFQRGDDFLSRGEYSRAINEYSKGISTNAALAYHNLGVVYHQLQEFDEAIESFQRAIDARPDLSRSYSALGLTLHEVGRHAEALQYHLGALRLDPDNSALHNNVGNAYVYVGDHHSAQRHYDHAIELNPSNIDAMTNRNVLQLTRGNYEAAIVGFREILAFDPDNYEVKINLGIAYRKQGDYEAAMDHFRRAQQLNRTPNVFINIGDTFRDMNRPEDAINAYDSAVNLTDSTYPLKKLAEYYYVLLRFPELYEKLEEIFAQEPWFPRGEELRAYANYLQGQESRAVTNLKRLLRRNPEDLAALRGYAQLQLLEGDLPEARYAVDTLQEFHSREPIAQALRGEYLRKLRSFQRAEEALQGEHDYSRYFLAKLLMERNRKDEALPLLQQVASSHNTKSGHAHFLLMLESLGRHDAPLAADYLEGALARGIGKAQREYIPRFLISDRYKYRLIYAFSPFNSIEERYLEYTRPFLLETGRTQEMQESAMSSYEQSLYRVAYRQFLRATQHTETARLNNHGVERSLSGDLVRALEYFKRAQEKEPGNALVKYNIALTYQKMGYDREAGQRYEELRNEAPSLYEVDINMAVMDARRGDREAVILSMSGLQSSVINDYRNEYQIDFDEEDDPIKDPRMALIVAIAQTLTQEQPTAGASEIFEELAQLFPDFYEGLLFREIFTGITFDIPPRLQVNPRYLMLKGDRALRAEQPELALRYYRTLYNQEINVLSSTKMGIAYSRMGRHEQGNQYFNEAVEQQPSIAALNNLGNSYADAGNYHGLQQSYERALEQNQDNFYLAMNYAYANQQFRRYNFAREVFEVASGINPSNPMPYYNLAKIHLMFGRHFMAREELFRGMERYPQMPVLNYLMSLIELIDGNFHDSYFYLRRSVNQDLDSTDLQDIRLTYQIH; this is encoded by the coding sequence ATGGCCCGTAAAGACGTCAATGAGCAACTGGCCTTCCTCGACGACGAGGATCACGCCCCGCCGCTTTACCGGCTCCTGCAAAAAATACCCTATCTGCGGGATCAGGAGCGTCTGGTGCGCCTGGTGTTGGCGGTGCCGGCGTTGCGCTCGCGCCGTGGACTCTACTGGTATGGTGGTTCAGGCTTGGGATTGGTGCTGGTGGTAGCTCTGCTGGTGGCTCTGTCTACGGTGACCCGGGAACCGGAGTATGAAAAACCGGTGGAAGAGCCCGATGAAGTGCTCCGTGGTGTCGAGGGGGATCGTTTCGCCGAGCCGGAAGAGCCGGTGCGGGATGTTCACTTCCAACGGGGTGATGACTTTCTGAGTCGTGGCGAATACAGTCGCGCAATCAATGAGTACAGCAAAGGAATTAGCACCAACGCTGCTCTGGCCTATCACAATTTGGGGGTGGTGTACCATCAGCTGCAGGAATTCGATGAAGCTATAGAGAGCTTTCAGCGGGCCATTGATGCCAGGCCCGACTTATCCCGCTCTTACTCAGCTCTGGGGTTGACCCTCCATGAGGTTGGCCGCCACGCGGAGGCCTTGCAGTATCACCTGGGCGCCTTGCGCCTGGATCCTGATAATTCGGCCCTGCACAACAATGTTGGCAATGCGTATGTCTATGTGGGTGATCACCACAGTGCCCAGCGCCATTACGATCACGCTATCGAACTCAACCCTTCCAATATTGATGCCATGACCAACCGCAATGTCCTCCAGTTGACCCGGGGCAACTACGAAGCAGCTATTGTGGGATTTCGTGAGATTCTCGCCTTTGATCCTGACAACTACGAAGTCAAAATTAACCTGGGGATTGCCTATCGTAAACAAGGGGACTATGAGGCCGCCATGGATCACTTTCGGCGTGCCCAGCAACTGAACCGTACCCCCAACGTTTTTATTAATATCGGCGATACTTTTCGGGACATGAACCGCCCTGAAGATGCGATCAATGCCTATGACTCTGCTGTCAACCTTACCGACTCCACTTATCCTCTAAAAAAACTGGCGGAGTACTACTACGTTTTACTGCGCTTTCCCGAACTTTATGAAAAGCTGGAGGAAATTTTCGCCCAGGAACCGTGGTTTCCCCGGGGCGAGGAGCTGCGGGCCTATGCCAACTATCTGCAGGGGCAGGAATCACGGGCGGTAACCAACCTCAAGCGCCTGCTGCGCCGCAATCCGGAAGACCTGGCAGCCTTGCGGGGCTACGCCCAGTTGCAGCTACTGGAGGGTGACTTACCGGAAGCACGCTACGCTGTGGACACTTTGCAGGAGTTTCACTCGCGGGAGCCTATAGCACAGGCTTTACGAGGCGAGTACTTACGCAAGTTACGCTCGTTTCAGCGGGCTGAGGAGGCATTGCAGGGGGAGCACGACTACTCTCGTTACTTTTTGGCCAAGCTGCTTATGGAGCGCAACCGCAAAGATGAGGCTCTTCCTTTGCTTCAGCAAGTGGCCAGCTCTCACAACACCAAGAGTGGACACGCTCACTTCCTGCTTATGTTGGAGAGCCTGGGTCGTCACGATGCCCCCCTGGCGGCCGATTACCTGGAGGGAGCGTTGGCGCGGGGCATCGGCAAGGCACAGCGGGAGTATATTCCCCGGTTTCTCATTTCCGATCGCTATAAGTATCGTCTGATTTACGCCTTTTCACCCTTTAATTCTATTGAAGAGCGGTATCTTGAGTATACGCGCCCCTTTTTGCTGGAAACAGGTCGAACCCAGGAGATGCAAGAAAGTGCCATGTCAAGCTATGAGCAATCTCTCTACCGGGTTGCTTATCGGCAGTTTCTGCGGGCGACGCAGCACACGGAGACCGCCAGGCTAAATAATCACGGCGTCGAGCGTAGCCTTTCCGGTGACTTGGTGCGTGCACTGGAGTACTTTAAGCGAGCGCAGGAAAAGGAGCCAGGTAATGCCTTGGTAAAGTACAATATAGCCCTGACCTACCAGAAGATGGGCTATGATCGGGAGGCAGGGCAAAGGTATGAGGAGTTGCGCAATGAGGCCCCTTCGCTCTACGAAGTAGATATCAACATGGCCGTTATGGACGCCCGCCGGGGAGATCGCGAAGCGGTCATACTGAGTATGAGCGGTTTGCAATCCAGTGTGATCAATGACTATCGTAATGAGTACCAAATTGATTTTGATGAGGAGGACGATCCTATCAAGGACCCTCGCATGGCGTTAATCGTTGCCATTGCCCAGACCCTTACCCAAGAGCAGCCCACTGCGGGTGCATCTGAAATCTTTGAGGAGCTTGCCCAGCTTTTTCCCGATTTTTATGAAGGTTTGCTTTTTCGGGAGATTTTTACTGGCATCACCTTTGACATTCCGCCTCGGCTGCAAGTCAATCCCCGCTATCTGATGCTAAAGGGCGATCGAGCCTTGCGGGCAGAGCAGCCCGAGCTAGCCCTGAGATACTACCGAACCCTCTATAACCAGGAAATTAATGTGCTTTCCAGCACTAAGATGGGCATTGCCTACAGCCGCATGGGGCGTCATGAGCAGGGTAACCAGTACTTTAACGAAGCTGTGGAGCAACAACCCTCTATTGCTGCCCTCAACAATCTTGGTAACAGTTATGCCGACGCTGGCAACTACCATGGACTGCAGCAGTCTTATGAGCGTGCTCTGGAGCAGAATCAGGACAACTTTTACTTGGCCATGAATTATGCCTATGCCAATCAGCAGTTCCGTCGCTATAACTTTGCCCGCGAAGTTTTTGAAGTGGCTTCAGGTATTAACCCTTCCAATCCCATGCCTTATTATAATTTGGCCAAAATACATCTGATGTTTGGCCGACACTTCATGGCTCGGGAAGAGCTTTTTCGAGGTATGGAGCGCTACCCCCAAATGCCGGTGCTTAACTATCTTATGAGCTTGATAGAGCTTATCGATGGTAATTTTCACGACAGCTACTTCTATCTTCGCCGCAGTGTCAACCAGGATCTTGACAGCACAGACCTGCAGGACATCCGCCTGACCTATCAGATTCATTAA
- a CDS encoding DNA-binding protein — protein sequence MLKYGVFATLLLGGLVLLSACGKSEEVYGSGVDPDLPVVTVQEANFQPELLDTQVTMEGFIQSQCATSGCWFVLRDYSGQIFVDLSRHDFTLPEMGTRDVIASGKLITFNNNLMLEAHGVVVK from the coding sequence ATGTTGAAGTATGGAGTCTTTGCGACCCTGTTGCTCGGCGGGCTGGTCCTGTTGAGTGCTTGCGGTAAGTCAGAAGAGGTATATGGTAGTGGAGTTGATCCTGACCTGCCAGTGGTGACGGTGCAGGAGGCCAATTTCCAGCCCGAGCTTCTCGATACTCAGGTGACCATGGAAGGATTTATCCAGAGTCAGTGCGCTACCAGTGGCTGCTGGTTTGTTCTGAGGGATTACTCGGGGCAAATATTTGTCGATCTCTCCCGCCACGACTTTACCCTGCCGGAGATGGGCACTCGTGATGTGATTGCCAGCGGTAAACTGATTACCTTTAACAACAACCTGATGCTGGAAGCCCACGGGGTGGTGGTTAAATGA
- a CDS encoding ABC transporter permease has protein sequence MTTYLRLAFQNLMRHRTRSALTMLGIAASVGVLFAVFSFNRGFEHSLAQQLDNTGLHFMVVPSGCAHEVAALVLHGTVTPQFLETDVMKQVIETPGVELATPILVAQLANPHHQRMDLMYGIDMSVVERIKPDWEVTGSIPTADHEILLGYEVAAHGDIQVGDTLNYPSYPEPLKVTGIIGNTSSPDDAFIYVPIATAQYIQDRPNGATAIGVQVTNPEELRHVTNALSDEVPGIQIVTMGQVMNSISNLAASAKSLSISIALIAVLISAVGVMNSILMAVFERTQEIGMMRAVGASRLDVFQMVLKETTILSLIGGVVGIVLAVVGSRGIESFVRNIMPYVPQGELVQFEASVALGSVGFILVVGLLAGLYPAWKASTINPIEAIKG, from the coding sequence ATGACAACCTATCTGCGTCTGGCTTTTCAGAATCTCATGCGACACCGCACACGCAGCGCCTTGACCATGCTGGGTATCGCGGCTTCTGTCGGGGTACTCTTTGCCGTATTCTCCTTTAACCGTGGCTTTGAGCACAGTCTTGCCCAGCAGCTTGACAATACGGGCCTTCACTTTATGGTCGTGCCCTCTGGCTGTGCCCATGAGGTAGCCGCACTCGTTCTCCACGGCACCGTCACCCCCCAGTTTCTTGAGACTGACGTTATGAAACAGGTGATCGAAACACCTGGTGTTGAGCTGGCAACGCCCATTCTGGTTGCTCAACTGGCCAATCCCCATCATCAGCGCATGGATCTTATGTACGGCATTGATATGTCTGTGGTTGAGCGCATCAAGCCCGATTGGGAAGTTACCGGTTCCATACCCACAGCTGACCATGAGATCCTGCTGGGCTATGAGGTGGCAGCCCACGGCGACATCCAGGTTGGCGACACCCTCAACTACCCCAGCTATCCAGAGCCCCTGAAAGTGACGGGAATCATTGGCAATACCAGCTCACCCGATGACGCCTTTATCTATGTCCCCATAGCCACTGCTCAGTACATCCAGGATCGCCCCAATGGGGCCACCGCTATAGGGGTACAGGTCACCAACCCCGAAGAGTTGCGCCATGTCACCAACGCTCTCAGTGATGAGGTGCCGGGCATACAGATTGTCACCATGGGACAGGTGATGAACAGCATCTCCAACCTGGCGGCTTCCGCAAAATCCCTCAGCATCTCCATAGCCCTGATTGCCGTTCTGATCAGTGCCGTGGGCGTTATGAACTCCATCCTCATGGCGGTGTTTGAGCGCACTCAGGAAATCGGCATGATGAGAGCGGTGGGAGCTTCCCGCCTCGACGTATTCCAGATGGTACTGAAAGAGACCACTATTCTCAGCCTCATCGGAGGTGTGGTGGGAATTGTATTGGCGGTCGTAGGATCGCGCGGCATAGAGTCGTTTGTACGCAATATCATGCCCTATGTTCCCCAGGGAGAGCTGGTTCAGTTTGAAGCGTCGGTAGCTTTGGGCAGTGTCGGGTTTATTCTTGTCGTGGGCCTGCTGGCCGGACTCTATCCCGCCTGGAAGGCATCAACCATCAACCCCATTGAGGCCATAAAAGGATGA
- a CDS encoding ABC transporter ATP-binding protein translates to MIQLKGIEKIYKRGVETVHALAGIDMHIDAGEMVAVVGQSGAGKTTLLHILGCLDVPTRGEMHFDGIRVDRMRESELVALRRSKIGFIFQQFHLIPGLSVSENIALPLLFARKKVNQERIQELAHMVGLQERLGHTPSQLSGGEMQRVAIARSLINEPEIILADEPTGNLDSANSEKIFQLLSSLHGSGITVVMITHNDELAERAQRVIRLRDGQIVA, encoded by the coding sequence ATGATACAACTCAAAGGAATAGAAAAGATATATAAGCGCGGCGTTGAAACCGTTCACGCCCTGGCGGGCATAGACATGCACATTGACGCCGGCGAAATGGTTGCCGTGGTCGGACAGTCAGGAGCTGGCAAAACTACCCTGCTGCACATTCTGGGCTGTCTCGATGTCCCCACGCGGGGAGAAATGCATTTTGACGGCATCCGTGTCGATCGCATGCGGGAGTCGGAGCTGGTGGCACTGCGCCGCAGTAAAATCGGCTTTATCTTTCAGCAGTTTCACCTGATTCCCGGTCTGAGTGTCAGCGAAAATATCGCCCTGCCCCTGCTCTTTGCCCGCAAGAAAGTGAACCAGGAGCGCATTCAGGAGCTGGCTCACATGGTGGGACTGCAGGAGCGCCTAGGACACACCCCGTCCCAGCTCAGCGGCGGAGAGATGCAGCGGGTGGCCATCGCCCGCTCACTGATCAACGAACCGGAGATCATACTGGCTGATGAGCCTACCGGAAACCTGGACAGTGCCAACAGCGAAAAGATATTCCAGCTTCTCAGCAGCCTGCATGGAAGTGGAATCACCGTGGTGATGATCACCCACAATGATGAACTGGCAGAGAGAGCCCAGCGGGTCATTCGTTTGCGGGATGGACAAATCGTGGCCTAA
- a CDS encoding class I SAM-dependent methyltransferase: MAREKMSSRELGLILGKALMDSEDLHYGYWDDELELSLANLPTAQQRYTDKLLAALPAASSTRTTRILDIGCGTGHAIAQMLDNGYHADGVIPCDFLASKVRERLESRPTAPTVVFQVPFQDFPAQEFAECYDAAMFSESFQYIPMKKSFEILETILKPGGVVIICDFFKTEARNDGQPGSKSFGGGHSLVAYQQLLKESPFRVKIDKDITEPMSRNIELLDSYLMHRVKPSAEAIGKYLHSHYPVLTAVGKFLFRKRIAKIHYKYLAGHRNKEVFARYKNYRFTVLEKP; encoded by the coding sequence ATGGCACGCGAAAAGATGAGTAGTCGCGAGCTTGGCCTGATCCTGGGCAAGGCTTTGATGGATTCGGAAGACCTACACTATGGCTACTGGGACGACGAACTTGAGTTGAGCCTGGCTAACCTGCCAACAGCTCAACAGCGCTATACGGATAAGTTATTAGCGGCTTTGCCAGCAGCCAGTAGTACCAGGACCACCCGTATCCTAGATATTGGTTGCGGTACTGGTCACGCCATTGCCCAGATGCTGGACAATGGCTACCACGCCGACGGGGTTATTCCCTGCGATTTCCTGGCCTCGAAAGTGCGTGAGCGCCTGGAGAGCCGACCCACGGCACCGACGGTTGTATTTCAAGTTCCATTTCAGGACTTCCCTGCGCAGGAGTTTGCCGAATGCTATGATGCTGCCATGTTCAGTGAGAGCTTTCAGTATATTCCCATGAAAAAGTCGTTTGAAATACTGGAGACTATCCTGAAACCAGGGGGCGTGGTAATCATTTGTGATTTCTTCAAGACGGAAGCTCGCAACGATGGTCAGCCTGGAAGCAAGAGCTTTGGTGGTGGTCACTCATTGGTTGCCTATCAGCAGCTTCTGAAGGAAAGTCCCTTTCGCGTGAAAATTGACAAGGACATAACTGAGCCCATGAGCCGCAACATAGAGCTGCTGGACTCGTACTTGATGCACCGGGTCAAGCCTTCCGCAGAGGCTATTGGCAAATATCTGCACTCACACTACCCCGTGCTGACAGCAGTTGGAAAGTTTCTGTTTCGCAAGCGAATTGCCAAAATCCACTACAAGTACCTGGCTGGCCATCGCAACAAAGAGGTCTTTGCTCGCTACAAGAATTACCGGTTTACCGTGCTGGAAAAGCCCTGA
- a CDS encoding TolC family protein → MMYPEILPLSSKYGFRRAALGLALAGILSFPLAAAEYETKESSPWLAIAEVPAVDTDSELLELTRSLSVEQAVVLALRHNRELRMQQLEPIRAGAFVEMEKARFDSTLYLEGGYAREEGEALMPGTPEDTEGYSLEAGIERQFTTGTRVVGSLQQEFGSAGDFEQDQFRLGLSVTQALLQGRDRGANLARLEQAQLDSSISRYELQGYAEALVARVESTYWDYSLAQQQVSIYEQSLEIARQQHRETRDRVDVGSLAPTELAATRAEVARHEQDLIDARSMRDKLQISLLQMLGISPTELASGTLGVDQSPGVPTIVLDDITTHVELGWQQRPEIRQTQLQWEKGELEVTRTRSGLLPRLDLFANLGKSGYSDSFGSGVSEIGDSAYDFNVGLRFELPLGNRGANAAHRVARVSQHQADLSLENLRRLVEADIYRAYLEVQRSREQIDASRVTRERQEEVLRAEEERFAAGTSTSIQVARAQRDLITARLGEVQAVVAYYQSLTDLYRLEGTLLQRRGIEITTS, encoded by the coding sequence ATGATGTATCCTGAGATATTACCATTATCAAGCAAGTATGGTTTTCGCCGCGCTGCCCTGGGGCTGGCCCTGGCGGGAATACTCAGCTTTCCCCTGGCGGCTGCGGAGTACGAGACGAAGGAATCTTCCCCCTGGCTCGCTATTGCAGAGGTGCCCGCTGTCGATACTGATTCGGAATTGCTGGAGCTGACCAGATCTCTGTCGGTGGAACAGGCGGTGGTGCTGGCCCTACGCCACAACCGCGAGCTGCGCATGCAGCAGCTGGAGCCGATTCGGGCCGGAGCCTTTGTGGAAATGGAGAAGGCCCGTTTCGACTCCACCCTTTACCTGGAGGGCGGTTACGCCCGAGAAGAGGGGGAGGCCTTGATGCCCGGCACCCCCGAAGATACGGAAGGCTACTCTCTTGAAGCCGGCATTGAGCGTCAATTTACTACTGGCACACGCGTAGTTGGCTCGCTGCAGCAAGAGTTCGGATCGGCGGGTGATTTTGAGCAAGATCAGTTCCGCCTTGGCCTCAGCGTCACTCAGGCTCTGCTGCAGGGGCGAGATCGGGGAGCCAATCTGGCCCGCCTGGAACAAGCCCAGCTGGACAGCTCTATTTCCCGCTACGAACTGCAGGGATATGCGGAGGCTCTGGTAGCCCGCGTCGAGTCCACCTACTGGGACTACTCCCTGGCTCAACAGCAGGTCTCCATCTACGAGCAGTCCCTGGAGATAGCCCGCCAGCAACACCGGGAGACTCGCGATCGGGTGGACGTGGGCTCCCTGGCCCCCACCGAGTTGGCCGCCACCCGGGCAGAAGTGGCCCGCCACGAGCAAGACCTGATCGACGCTCGCAGCATGCGGGACAAATTGCAAATAAGTCTGTTACAGATGTTAGGTATTTCTCCCACCGAGCTTGCCAGCGGCACCCTGGGAGTGGATCAGAGCCCCGGTGTTCCCACAATAGTACTGGATGACATCACTACTCACGTGGAACTGGGGTGGCAGCAGCGACCGGAAATCCGACAAACCCAACTGCAGTGGGAAAAAGGTGAGCTGGAGGTGACGCGCACGCGCAGCGGACTCCTGCCCCGCCTGGACCTCTTTGCCAACCTGGGCAAAAGCGGCTACTCCGACTCTTTTGGCTCCGGCGTTTCGGAAATTGGTGACTCTGCCTACGACTTTAACGTCGGCCTGCGCTTTGAGCTTCCCCTGGGCAATCGCGGCGCCAATGCCGCCCATCGAGTGGCGAGAGTCAGTCAGCATCAGGCTGACCTGAGCCTGGAAAACCTGCGACGACTGGTGGAAGCAGATATCTACCGCGCTTACCTGGAAGTGCAGCGCTCCCGCGAGCAGATCGACGCCAGCCGAGTAACTCGTGAACGCCAGGAAGAAGTACTAAGAGCCGAAGAGGAGCGCTTTGCCGCCGGCACCTCCACCTCCATCCAGGTGGCCCGGGCTCAGCGGGATCTCATCACCGCACGACTGGGAGAAGTACAGGCGGTGGTTGCATACTACCAGTCCCTGACGGACCTGTATCGCCTAGAGGGAACCCTACTGCAACGGCGGGGCATAGAAATAACAACATCCTGA
- a CDS encoding PG0541 family transporter-associated protein yields MKLVQIMVHFEYTEDIEEILDQHGKLHFVRYPMMESRDIEGKHFGSQIFPGNVTVYQAQVEDENLDGLLYELRAFREQKTAYQHLQALVLPIERAL; encoded by the coding sequence ATGAAGCTTGTTCAAATAATGGTACACTTTGAATACACAGAGGATATTGAGGAAATTCTGGACCAGCACGGCAAACTGCACTTTGTACGTTACCCCATGATGGAGAGCCGGGATATCGAGGGCAAACACTTTGGATCCCAGATCTTTCCCGGCAATGTCACCGTATACCAGGCACAGGTAGAAGATGAAAACCTGGATGGATTGCTCTACGAGCTGCGTGCCTTCCGTGAGCAAAAAACCGCTTATCAGCACCTGCAGGCACTGGTGCTTCCCATTGAAAGGGCCTTATGA